One genomic segment of Humidesulfovibrio mexicanus includes these proteins:
- a CDS encoding respiratory chain complex I subunit 1 family protein, with amino-acid sequence MTDVTEAVFAILLFPGGLFVLTLGLLLKGVDRKVVARLQRRVGPPLYQPALDIIKLLTKETLIPDTANELAFRLAPVLGLTGMLVTAALMPIGGVWNGVSGLGDLLVLLYLLPIPAMGLMLAGGSSSSPYGSLGFSREMCMMFAYEMPLIASFLAVAVRVGGASGSLLSLPAIMDYQFQHGPLLFDPVMLPAALALILFIPGTMGHGLFDIPEAEPEVIEGPLLEYSGPLLAVFHLMSAVKLVVVLELGVALLFPNPLVTTGGGGVLVNLLWHIMKCLVLLMVSVTCFRAATGRLRLDQGFSFFVKYTSPLALVSLGLAFLLR; translated from the coding sequence ATGACTGATGTCACTGAAGCGGTTTTCGCCATCCTGCTCTTCCCCGGCGGACTCTTTGTCCTCACCCTGGGGCTGCTGCTCAAGGGCGTGGACAGAAAGGTGGTGGCCCGGCTGCAGCGGCGCGTCGGCCCGCCCCTGTACCAGCCCGCGCTCGACATCATCAAGCTCCTGACCAAGGAGACGCTCATTCCGGATACAGCCAACGAGCTGGCCTTCCGGCTGGCGCCGGTGCTGGGGCTCACCGGCATGTTGGTGACAGCGGCGCTTATGCCCATCGGCGGCGTGTGGAACGGCGTGAGCGGGCTGGGCGACCTGCTTGTCCTGCTCTATCTGCTGCCCATCCCGGCCATGGGGCTTATGCTCGCGGGCGGCTCCTCCAGCTCGCCTTACGGCTCGTTGGGCTTCTCCCGCGAGATGTGCATGATGTTCGCCTATGAGATGCCGCTCATCGCCTCGTTCCTTGCGGTGGCGGTGCGGGTGGGCGGCGCAAGCGGCTCGCTTTTGTCCCTTCCCGCCATCATGGACTACCAGTTCCAGCACGGGCCGCTGCTTTTCGACCCGGTGATGCTGCCCGCGGCCCTGGCGCTGATCCTCTTCATCCCCGGCACCATGGGCCACGGACTGTTCGACATTCCCGAAGCCGAGCCCGAGGTCATCGAAGGACCGCTGCTCGAATACTCCGGCCCGCTGCTGGCGGTGTTCCACCTCATGAGCGCGGTGAAGCTGGTGGTGGTGCTGGAGTTGGGAGTTGCGCTCCTGTTCCCGAATCCCCTCGTGACCACCGGGGGCGGAGGAGTGCTGGTGAACCTTCTTTGGCACATTATGAAGTGTTTGGTGCTGCTTATGGTTTCGGTGACGTGTTTTCGGGCTGCCACTGGTCGGCTGCGCCTGGACCAGGGCTTTTCGTTCTTCGTGAAGTACACCTCACCGCTGGCGCTCGTCAGCCTGGGGCTGGCGTTCCTGCTGCGTTAA
- a CDS encoding NADH-quinone oxidoreductase subunit B family protein — MLQLISELASRSPWIYRINAGSCNGCDVEMATTALIPRYDVERLGCKYCGSPRHADVVLISGPLTLRVRDKVLRVYNEIPHPKVTVAVGVCPVSGGCFRDGYSVGADIDHYIPLDVIVPGCPPRPQAIMEGVLKAVGIWRTRLEEGVCSHS, encoded by the coding sequence ATGCTTCAACTCATAAGCGAACTCGCCTCGCGCTCCCCCTGGATCTACCGCATCAACGCGGGCTCCTGCAACGGCTGCGATGTGGAAATGGCCACCACGGCGCTTATTCCCCGCTATGACGTGGAGCGCCTGGGCTGCAAGTATTGCGGCAGCCCGCGACATGCGGACGTGGTGCTCATTTCCGGTCCGCTGACCTTGCGTGTGCGCGACAAGGTGCTCCGGGTCTACAACGAGATTCCGCATCCCAAGGTCACCGTGGCTGTGGGCGTGTGTCCGGTTTCCGGCGGCTGCTTCCGCGACGGCTACTCCGTGGGTGCGGACATCGACCATTACATCCCGCTGGACGTCATTGTCCCCGGCTGCCCGCCAAGGCCGCAAGCCATCATGGAAGGCGTGCTCAAGGCCGTGGGCATCTGGCGCACCAGGCTTGAGGAGGGCGTATGCTCCCATTCCTGA
- a CDS encoding 4Fe-4S binding protein translates to MLPFLKIMLRNLLLGPSTDPFPFAPAKTHENFRGCAEFDPEKCILCGICQHVCAAGAIQLRPSEDGSGMQYLLWHNSCVFCGMCAHYCPTGALTMSNNWHLVHTGAEMFSNCISSFIPFGECAQCGAKIQPRPQAIIDKLGVRSPERFLLCPQCKRQSIVRNVAQVRSTRRQENT, encoded by the coding sequence ATGCTCCCATTCCTGAAAATCATGCTGCGCAACCTGTTGCTTGGGCCATCCACGGACCCGTTTCCCTTTGCGCCCGCGAAGACCCATGAGAATTTTCGCGGCTGCGCCGAGTTCGATCCGGAAAAGTGCATTCTCTGCGGCATCTGCCAGCACGTGTGCGCTGCGGGCGCAATCCAACTCCGCCCAAGCGAAGACGGTTCTGGAATGCAGTATCTACTGTGGCACAACTCCTGCGTCTTCTGCGGAATGTGCGCCCACTACTGCCCCACAGGCGCCCTGACCATGTCCAACAACTGGCACCTTGTCCATACGGGCGCGGAAATGTTTTCAAACTGCATTTCGAGCTTCATTCCCTTTGGCGAATGCGCCCAGTGCGGCGCAAAGATCCAGCCGCGCCCGCAGGCCATCATCGACAAGCTCGGCGTGCGCAGTCCCGAGCGTTTCCTGCTCTGCCCGCAGTGCAAGCGCCAAAGCATCGTCCGAAACGTCGCGCAGGTCCGCTCCACTCGCAGACAGGAGAACACATGA
- a CDS encoding NADH-quinone oxidoreductase subunit C, with protein sequence MNDTALQSLEQAVSMALGTGFLNWTSDVNGNRFGWVKLGTPESLLSIAPPLAQCGARLMTVTAYRGDKFGRMEMEGHEVSYHFDLEGVVVTVSVCLPDTPPTVPSITPWFKNADWNEREFAELYGIVLKDHPNPRRLFLDSSLDAAILDRLVPLSTMMNGASTTTLWEKVFSGKQLPEWTKGGNN encoded by the coding sequence ATGAACGACACAGCGCTGCAATCCCTGGAACAGGCGGTCTCCATGGCTCTTGGCACGGGGTTTCTAAACTGGACCTCGGATGTGAACGGCAACCGGTTCGGGTGGGTGAAGCTGGGCACCCCGGAGAGCCTGCTCTCCATCGCGCCCCCGCTGGCCCAATGCGGGGCCCGCCTTATGACCGTAACCGCCTACCGCGGCGACAAGTTCGGCCGCATGGAGATGGAGGGGCACGAGGTGTCGTACCACTTCGACCTGGAAGGCGTGGTGGTGACCGTCTCGGTCTGCCTGCCCGACACGCCGCCCACTGTTCCCTCCATCACTCCGTGGTTCAAGAACGCGGACTGGAATGAACGCGAGTTCGCCGAGCTGTACGGAATTGTTCTGAAAGACCACCCGAACCCGCGCCGCCTGTTCCTCGATTCGAGCCTGGACGCGGCCATCCTCGACCGCCTGGTCCCGCTCTCCACCATGATGAACGGCGCTTCGACCACAACCCTGTGGGAAAAGGTGTTTTCGGGTAAGCAGTTGCCGGAGTGGACCAAGGGAGGGAACAACTGA
- a CDS encoding hydrogenase large subunit, producing the protein MSSTTYTLPIGPLHVALEEPMYFDIQVEGESVRSVEISAGHVHRGMEALAMQRNYFQNVTLTERVCSLCSNSHPATYCMAVENLSGLVVPERAKYLRVIADEVKRIASHLFNVGIMAHLTGFDSLFMHAMEIREIIQDAKEGVYGNRMNLGQCIIGGCRRDIDASTGPFLRGQLELLKPQLDELYGVFERDPLIRTRTQGIGILPVEEAKRHAVVGPVARASGVAYDVRRKTPYAIYPDIDFEVQTDTRGDVHSRALLRLREAVQSVKIVEQCLRQIPSGPINTREIPVIPPGEAVARSEAPRGEVFYYVRSDGTDTPQRLKWRVPTYMNWEALQVMLANCQVADIALIVNSIDPCISCTER; encoded by the coding sequence ATGTCCTCCACCACCTATACCTTGCCCATCGGTCCGCTGCACGTGGCCCTTGAAGAACCCATGTACTTCGACATCCAGGTCGAGGGCGAGAGCGTGCGTTCCGTGGAGATTTCCGCCGGCCATGTGCACCGCGGCATGGAAGCCCTGGCCATGCAACGCAACTACTTCCAGAACGTCACGCTGACTGAGCGGGTCTGCTCGCTGTGCTCCAACAGCCACCCGGCAACATACTGCATGGCCGTGGAGAACTTGAGCGGCCTTGTCGTCCCCGAGCGGGCCAAGTATTTGCGGGTCATCGCCGACGAGGTAAAGCGCATCGCGTCGCACCTCTTCAATGTCGGCATCATGGCCCACCTTACCGGATTCGACTCCCTGTTCATGCACGCCATGGAAATTCGGGAAATCATACAAGATGCCAAGGAAGGCGTGTATGGCAACCGCATGAACCTGGGCCAGTGCATCATCGGCGGCTGCCGCCGCGACATCGATGCATCCACCGGCCCCTTTCTTCGTGGCCAACTCGAACTGCTCAAGCCACAGCTCGACGAACTTTACGGAGTCTTTGAACGCGACCCGCTCATCCGCACCCGAACCCAGGGCATCGGCATCCTGCCCGTTGAAGAAGCCAAGCGCCACGCTGTTGTCGGCCCCGTGGCCAGGGCTTCCGGCGTGGCCTACGACGTTCGCCGCAAGACGCCGTATGCGATCTACCCCGACATCGACTTCGAGGTACAGACCGACACCAGGGGCGACGTGCATTCACGGGCGCTGCTGCGCCTGCGCGAGGCGGTCCAGTCGGTGAAGATCGTTGAGCAGTGCCTGCGCCAAATTCCCAGCGGGCCGATCAACACCAGGGAGATACCGGTGATCCCGCCGGGGGAGGCGGTGGCCCGAAGCGAAGCCCCCAGGGGCGAGGTCTTCTACTATGTGCGCTCGGACGGGACGGATACCCCCCAGCGTTTGAAGTGGCGTGTTCCGACCTACATGAACTGGGAAGCGCTGCAGGTCATGCTGGCGAACTGTCAGGTCGCCGACATCGCGCTGATCGTGAACAGCATCGACCCGTGCATCTCGTGCACAGAGCGCTAG
- the hypA gene encoding hydrogenase maturation nickel metallochaperone HypA, producing the protein MHESSMATSILRIVTDEAQKAHVSAVTQVCLCIGDLAGVEATTLTACFEMLSEGTVADKARLLIKRIPATGTCTVCGAEAIGRGRMLKCPLCKTASVKLATGREFYVESIEVQTQCRGDEHAER; encoded by the coding sequence ATGCACGAGTCATCGATGGCGACAAGCATTCTGCGCATTGTGACAGACGAAGCGCAAAAGGCGCACGTAAGTGCAGTGACGCAGGTTTGCCTGTGCATCGGAGACCTGGCTGGAGTGGAAGCCACGACCCTTACTGCCTGCTTTGAAATGCTGTCCGAAGGGACCGTTGCGGACAAGGCGAGACTGCTCATCAAGCGCATTCCGGCCACCGGAACGTGCACGGTTTGCGGAGCGGAGGCAATTGGTCGGGGAAGAATGCTCAAATGCCCCTTGTGCAAGACAGCCTCCGTGAAGCTGGCCACCGGACGTGAGTTCTATGTGGAAAGTATAGAAGTCCAAACACAGTGCAGAGGTGATGAACATGCAGAACGGTAG